In one window of Oceanispirochaeta sp. M1 DNA:
- a CDS encoding cyclic nucleotide-binding domain-containing protein, which translates to METSEFDVYHKIALSHPLFRRLSKHEKEGLLEFYFIQEYLKGDSVLFKGDTLDSLYLVLEGRIIFNSEGSQRRNSYFSGDFWGLESLTVPRKLDTPYTAAEDTVVLRLRGEGFRRFIQNYPSVKAALKPRMDKAGYHISGFPEDAWKAVKKPAGQKKGMLHFEGRTSRKSFSLFMLVPVSLILLGLILSVISSWFLVLSAVGMILAGFEVFLRNMTLYRVSDKTASKRFFNWRNFRRDQEELPLDQIKSIQVNVNGILRHLLKIGDLTIQTAGAGIVFRHIDKPKDLQKKMMELKNLQNTVSQGEEREKFRELVRDQLSGSEAAASVASRRYRGVHSQIAAEKRPDSRIFRKSAAVLFFQLFVPVSVLLLSIVASIILSGDTGRIFPLILWTLRLSAAFRILWFSLDWWNDIYKIDLPYVWDIERKPFAREEQRTQTDLSGILNVRVSQKGIVKILLNYGDVLIETPGNSGTLQFFSVARPMKVQAEIFRFRDQLMQEKEEKRKQDSLKQFGEFAEIIKQVQGTSPVKTMRI; encoded by the coding sequence GTGGAAACCTCAGAATTCGATGTATATCACAAGATTGCCCTATCTCATCCTCTTTTTCGCCGCCTGTCAAAGCATGAAAAAGAAGGTCTGCTGGAATTCTATTTCATTCAGGAATACCTGAAAGGGGATTCCGTTCTTTTTAAGGGAGATACTCTGGACAGCCTATATCTGGTGCTGGAAGGGAGAATCATTTTCAATTCAGAGGGAAGCCAGAGGCGAAATAGCTATTTTTCCGGAGATTTCTGGGGGCTTGAGTCCCTGACTGTTCCCCGTAAACTGGATACACCATATACGGCGGCTGAAGATACTGTTGTCCTCAGGTTGAGAGGAGAAGGATTCAGACGTTTTATTCAGAATTACCCCTCGGTGAAAGCAGCGCTGAAACCCAGAATGGATAAGGCGGGCTATCATATTTCCGGTTTTCCAGAAGACGCCTGGAAGGCTGTAAAGAAGCCTGCAGGACAGAAGAAGGGAATGCTTCATTTTGAAGGGAGAACCAGCAGGAAGAGTTTCTCTCTGTTTATGCTGGTTCCTGTGTCCCTTATTCTTCTCGGTCTTATATTGTCGGTGATTTCTTCGTGGTTCCTTGTTCTCAGTGCTGTCGGGATGATTCTGGCAGGCTTCGAGGTCTTTTTAAGAAACATGACACTCTACAGGGTGAGTGATAAAACAGCCTCCAAAAGATTCTTTAACTGGAGAAATTTCAGAAGAGATCAGGAGGAGCTTCCTCTGGATCAGATTAAAAGTATACAGGTCAATGTAAACGGAATATTGAGACATCTTCTGAAAATCGGAGATCTTACGATACAGACAGCCGGAGCAGGAATTGTCTTCAGGCATATAGATAAGCCCAAGGACCTTCAGAAAAAAATGATGGAGCTGAAGAACCTGCAGAATACCGTCTCCCAGGGTGAGGAGAGGGAAAAATTCAGGGAGCTTGTAAGGGATCAGCTCTCGGGTTCTGAGGCGGCAGCTTCTGTTGCTTCACGGAGATATAGGGGCGTACACAGCCAGATTGCTGCAGAAAAGAGACCCGATAGCAGGATCTTCAGAAAGTCCGCTGCTGTTCTGTTTTTTCAGCTCTTTGTTCCGGTCTCAGTTCTACTGCTCTCAATAGTGGCCTCAATTATTCTTAGCGGTGATACGGGAAGAATCTTTCCGCTCATTCTATGGACACTGCGCCTGTCAGCTGCCTTCAGAATCCTCTGGTTTTCCCTGGACTGGTGGAATGATATCTATAAGATTGACCTCCCCTATGTCTGGGATATTGAGAGAAAACCCTTCGCCAGGGAGGAGCAGCGCACTCAGACAGACCTCTCTGGAATACTGAATGTCAGGGTTTCTCAGAAAGGGATTGTTAAGATCCTTCTCAACTACGGGGATGTTCTGATTGAGACACCGGGAAACAGCGGGACACTTCAGTTCTTCTCGGTTGCCCGGCCCATGAAGGTTCAGGCGGAAATCTTCCGTTTCAGGGATCAGCTGATGCAGGAGAAGGAAGAGAAGAGAAAACAGGATTCTCTGAAACAGTTCGGAGAATTTGCCGAGATAATCAAACAGGTGCAGGGAACAAGCCCTGTGAAGACCATGAGGATATAG
- a CDS encoding NADH peroxidase, whose translation MKKFICSVCGYVYEGDTPPANCPQCNAPAEKFKEQVSGKMAWADQHFVGTAQGCDPEILEGLKQNFMGECTEVGMYLAMSRQADREGYPEVAESYKRIAWEEAEHAAKFAELLGEVVTDSTRKNLEMRAAAENGACEGKKELATKAKQLNYDAIHDTVHEMCKDEARHGCVFEGLLKRYF comes from the coding sequence GTGAAAAAGTTCATTTGTTCTGTCTGTGGTTATGTGTATGAAGGTGATACTCCCCCTGCAAACTGTCCTCAGTGTAATGCCCCTGCCGAGAAGTTCAAGGAGCAGGTCAGCGGTAAAATGGCATGGGCCGATCAGCATTTTGTAGGAACCGCTCAGGGCTGTGATCCTGAAATCCTTGAAGGACTGAAGCAGAATTTTATGGGTGAATGTACCGAAGTCGGTATGTATCTTGCTATGAGCCGTCAGGCCGATAGAGAAGGATATCCTGAAGTTGCTGAATCATATAAAAGAATTGCCTGGGAAGAAGCTGAGCATGCTGCCAAGTTTGCAGAGCTGCTGGGTGAGGTCGTAACCGATTCTACCAGGAAAAATCTCGAAATGAGAGCCGCTGCAGAAAACGGTGCCTGTGAAGGAAAGAAAGAACTGGCAACTAAAGCCAAACAGCTTAACTACGATGCCATTCATGATACTGTACATGAAATGTGTAAAGATGAAGCGCGCCACGGCTGTGTATTTGAAGGTCTGCTGAAACGCTACTTCTAA
- a CDS encoding IspD/TarI family cytidylyltransferase, producing the protein MKKAAIITAAGSSSRMKGKGKKEFKVIKGRTVLERAVLPFVISEEFEHICVTYPEGKKEEMEKALHRINFPISYVQGGATRQASVFNALKKLKETDSDLVLIHDGARPHISEELISRVLKGTIDRGNSTPVTPTISAMKVLSPLGDIEQHLVRNKTVSAQTPQGFSFPELLEAHEKADADINEYIDDSEIWSVYIGPSHTVEGDPDNIKITIPGDLKKK; encoded by the coding sequence ATGAAAAAAGCAGCAATTATTACAGCCGCCGGTTCAAGCAGCCGCATGAAAGGCAAAGGTAAAAAAGAGTTCAAAGTCATTAAAGGAAGAACCGTTCTGGAAAGGGCCGTTCTTCCTTTTGTTATTTCTGAGGAATTCGAGCATATCTGTGTCACGTACCCCGAAGGTAAAAAAGAGGAAATGGAGAAAGCTCTCCATAGAATTAATTTCCCGATCTCATATGTCCAGGGCGGTGCCACCCGTCAGGCATCGGTGTTCAATGCACTCAAGAAACTGAAAGAGACAGATAGCGATCTGGTACTTATCCATGATGGAGCAAGACCCCATATCAGTGAAGAACTGATCAGCAGAGTCCTTAAAGGGACGATAGACAGAGGGAACAGTACACCTGTAACCCCAACTATCAGCGCCATGAAGGTCCTCAGCCCCCTGGGAGACATTGAGCAGCATCTGGTTCGTAACAAGACAGTCAGTGCCCAGACACCACAGGGATTCAGCTTTCCCGAACTCCTTGAAGCTCACGAAAAAGCCGATGCGGATATTAATGAATATATCGATGACTCTGAAATCTGGTCAGTCTATATAGGACCGTCCCACACTGTTGAGGGAGATCCTGATAATATTAAAATCACCATTCCCGGAGATTTGAAAAAAAAATGA
- a CDS encoding DMT family transporter gives MNITRKAEFYLILITLIWGGTFVSIKVALDYVSPLLLMGIRFSSAFIFFLILNPVKLSALNKNLLLKGLFLGILMYLGYGLQTVGLNYTSASRSGFITYFYALLTPLFQFLILKKKPRAANLLGLVIAFAGLTLITGGLGGGTLSKGDLITLVSAASFSIYIVCLNLWSPGEDAGALTALQLLVTSLIAFASSPVFETPFINSSFLLWGNMLFLSLLGSVVAVYVMTRFQNSITPTRAAILYSLEPVFSAILAVIILREHFSPLQLGGAVLIISGVLLSEILEVRRSSAPGISDTEGPAVSGGIASPAAASMEE, from the coding sequence ATGAATATCACCAGAAAAGCCGAATTCTATCTAATCCTCATAACCCTGATCTGGGGCGGGACATTTGTTTCAATAAAAGTCGCACTTGATTATGTCTCTCCCCTGCTTTTGATGGGTATCCGGTTTTCCTCTGCCTTTATCTTCTTCCTTATTCTGAATCCGGTCAAGCTTTCTGCTCTTAATAAAAACCTGCTTCTTAAAGGGCTTTTTCTCGGGATACTGATGTACCTCGGTTACGGGCTTCAGACTGTTGGATTAAATTATACTTCCGCCTCCCGATCCGGATTTATTACTTACTTTTATGCCCTCCTGACACCTCTGTTTCAGTTTCTGATTCTGAAAAAGAAACCCCGGGCAGCCAACCTTCTGGGGCTGGTCATAGCCTTTGCCGGGTTAACACTTATTACCGGAGGCCTGGGTGGAGGAACTCTGAGCAAAGGAGACCTCATCACCCTGGTCAGTGCAGCTTCATTCAGTATTTATATTGTCTGCCTGAACCTCTGGTCTCCCGGTGAAGATGCCGGTGCCCTGACTGCTCTGCAGTTACTTGTGACATCCCTTATTGCTTTTGCCAGTTCTCCTGTTTTTGAGACTCCTTTTATCAATTCGTCCTTTCTCCTCTGGGGGAATATGCTTTTCCTGAGTCTATTGGGGTCTGTGGTGGCAGTCTATGTGATGACACGCTTTCAGAATTCCATAACCCCTACACGAGCGGCAATCCTCTACTCCCTGGAGCCTGTTTTCTCGGCTATTCTTGCTGTTATAATTCTCAGGGAGCACTTTTCTCCTCTTCAGCTGGGAGGAGCTGTTCTGATTATTTCGGGTGTTCTCCTTTCTGAAATCCTTGAAGTTCGTAGATCCTCCGCCCCGGGAATTTCTGATACTGAGGGCCCTGCGGTTTCCGGGGGCATAGCTTCGCCTGCAGCCGCCTCTATGGAAGAATAG
- a CDS encoding CarD family transcriptional regulator: MEKKVNTLFKAHQEVVYPTQGVGHIEKIEEKVFKSKTILYYVIYLEVSDMTVMVPVDKAEELGLRAIVSPAESKKALEIITKEYEPVPTDWKLRYQMNVDLLKKGAVTDIATVVTTLYHRSKIKELPILERKLYDSALKLLIDEISFSIGKSKDDVEQLVFSKLESE, translated from the coding sequence ATGGAAAAAAAAGTAAATACTCTATTTAAAGCCCATCAGGAAGTTGTCTATCCAACACAGGGTGTCGGCCATATAGAGAAGATTGAAGAAAAAGTGTTCAAGAGTAAAACGATCCTCTATTATGTGATCTACCTTGAAGTATCAGATATGACCGTTATGGTGCCCGTGGATAAAGCGGAAGAACTGGGACTCAGAGCGATTGTGTCTCCAGCAGAATCAAAAAAAGCACTGGAAATTATCACCAAAGAATACGAACCTGTCCCCACAGACTGGAAACTGCGTTATCAGATGAACGTTGACCTTCTGAAAAAGGGAGCTGTTACAGATATTGCCACCGTTGTTACAACTCTGTATCACAGAAGCAAAATCAAGGAACTTCCCATTCTGGAAAGAAAGCTCTATGACAGTGCTCTGAAACTTCTTATTGATGAAATATCATTTTCCATCGGAAAGTCTAAAGACGACGTGGAGCAGCTGGTTTTCAGTAAATTAGAATCTGAATAA
- the nth gene encoding endonuclease III: MKKTVPIWDDIFIILNDFMKGFELPSVSLIGEENGTPYKILISTLISLRTRDEVTLSASRRLFEKADNPAEMLKLTSSEIEELIYPCGFFRVKADNILKISQMILNEHSGKVPCTLDKLIAFPGVGLKTANLVLSLGFNIPAICVDIHVHRISNRLGWIKTKKPDDSVPALEKVLPDKYWIPVNKLLVLYGQQICTPRNPKCSQCPLDSYCLKAGVEQSR, encoded by the coding sequence ATGAAAAAAACAGTTCCTATCTGGGATGATATATTTATCATCCTCAATGATTTTATGAAGGGTTTCGAACTACCTTCTGTATCACTGATCGGAGAGGAAAACGGAACACCCTACAAGATACTGATATCCACACTTATATCACTGAGAACCAGAGATGAAGTCACACTCTCAGCCTCACGCCGTCTCTTTGAGAAAGCCGATAATCCTGCAGAGATGCTGAAGCTGACAAGTAGTGAAATTGAAGAACTAATCTACCCCTGCGGATTCTTCAGGGTCAAGGCAGATAATATTCTTAAAATATCCCAAATGATACTCAACGAACATAGCGGCAAAGTTCCCTGTACCCTTGATAAACTGATTGCCTTTCCCGGAGTAGGCCTGAAGACGGCAAACCTGGTACTCAGCCTAGGTTTCAATATACCGGCAATCTGTGTGGACATACATGTGCATAGAATATCCAACCGTCTGGGATGGATAAAAACGAAAAAGCCGGATGACTCGGTTCCGGCTTTGGAAAAGGTTCTTCCTGATAAATACTGGATTCCTGTGAATAAACTGCTTGTTCTCTACGGGCAGCAGATCTGCACACCGCGCAATCCAAAATGTTCACAATGCCCTTTAGACAGCTACTGCCTGAAGGCAGGAGTGGAACAGAGCCGCTGA
- a CDS encoding diguanylate cyclase yields the protein MRINTGFIRTILLLSTILLILSSCSLIRTHNVDILSGTADVSGLDSQYITSLDGEWEFYPDLFLIPGDIKISSSAKTMIKVPSVWKGNPPGRGYGTYRLVLTGLEQGKRYSFYFFEKVSAASYYIDTTFMGGDGIPGKSKNTEIPDFIPSLHSFSAKGQSAVLMIQVSNFSMKNGGLWESVRFGEAKTVHRYWALRIILLSIIIGAMITMGIYQVFLFLLYKEALATLWLSLTIGLVVVKTMITGEHILMRFLPGISQIFLLKLSTMSVVFMIPFYLMFLHKSFPGICSTKVLKVNFMVSSFYAALIVFLSFLSMQSVIEFYLWFIIINLIYIILIIIRAVREKRPGAKWSLIASILILSFALNDILYDMHIIQTGYTLNLGLLIFLMLQAFLTADQNIMAYSELKLLRSKLEAEVENRTEELKEERNKLEILARNDTLTGLFNRNSSSDIFEREILRYQRTRVPFAVVMIDLDYFKAINDSYGHAAGDYALQELGKAIRDISRRTDYCFRWGGEEFLLLLPDTKEADARIHAEKLRQNIADSPEAGEQSFYLTLSYGISSIYDPGEKSVDIVNRADTALYRAKEEGRNRGYIYKKPTNS from the coding sequence ATGAGAATCAATACAGGTTTTATCAGGACCATACTCTTATTAAGCACCATCCTCCTTATCCTGAGCAGCTGCAGTCTGATCAGGACTCATAATGTTGATATCTTAAGTGGAACAGCCGATGTCAGCGGCCTGGACTCCCAATACATTACATCCCTGGATGGGGAGTGGGAGTTCTATCCAGATCTTTTTCTGATACCGGGAGACATTAAAATTTCATCTTCCGCTAAAACGATGATAAAAGTTCCCTCAGTCTGGAAAGGGAATCCTCCGGGCCGGGGATATGGAACCTACAGACTTGTACTCACCGGACTTGAGCAGGGTAAAAGGTACAGTTTTTATTTTTTTGAAAAAGTCTCGGCCGCCTCCTATTACATAGACACCACTTTCATGGGCGGGGACGGAATTCCGGGAAAATCAAAGAATACAGAAATTCCGGATTTCATTCCTTCTCTGCACAGCTTCAGCGCAAAAGGACAGAGTGCGGTTCTTATGATTCAGGTATCCAATTTCAGCATGAAAAACGGAGGTCTCTGGGAATCTGTCCGCTTTGGTGAAGCAAAAACCGTACACAGGTACTGGGCACTCAGGATAATTCTTCTATCAATAATTATCGGAGCCATGATAACAATGGGAATATATCAGGTATTCCTCTTTCTTCTGTACAAAGAGGCACTGGCCACTCTGTGGCTGAGTCTGACGATAGGACTGGTTGTTGTCAAAACCATGATAACCGGTGAACATATTCTGATGAGATTCCTTCCGGGAATCAGCCAGATCTTTTTGTTAAAGCTATCCACCATGTCCGTTGTATTTATGATTCCTTTTTACCTGATGTTCCTTCACAAAAGTTTTCCGGGAATCTGCAGCACTAAAGTCCTGAAGGTCAATTTTATGGTATCTTCATTTTATGCTGCTCTCATAGTCTTTCTGTCATTTCTGAGTATGCAGTCTGTCATTGAATTCTATCTCTGGTTCATCATTATAAATCTGATCTATATAATCCTGATCATAATCAGAGCAGTCAGAGAAAAACGACCAGGAGCAAAATGGTCGCTCATAGCCTCAATACTTATTCTCAGTTTTGCCCTCAATGACATACTCTATGATATGCATATCATACAAACCGGCTATACCCTGAATCTGGGACTTCTGATTTTTCTTATGCTTCAGGCATTCCTCACTGCCGACCAGAATATTATGGCCTACTCAGAGCTCAAGCTGCTCCGTTCAAAACTGGAGGCCGAAGTTGAAAACCGTACTGAAGAACTGAAAGAGGAAAGAAATAAACTGGAAATCCTGGCCAGAAATGATACACTCACGGGTCTTTTTAACAGAAACAGCAGCAGTGATATATTTGAACGGGAGATACTCCGCTACCAGAGAACAAGGGTTCCATTTGCTGTTGTGATGATTGATCTGGATTATTTCAAGGCGATAAATGATTCCTACGGACATGCTGCCGGTGACTATGCTTTGCAGGAGCTTGGAAAAGCCATAAGGGATATTAGTAGAAGAACAGACTACTGTTTCCGCTGGGGTGGTGAAGAATTCCTCCTCCTCCTGCCTGACACAAAAGAAGCTGATGCCCGGATACATGCTGAAAAGCTACGCCAGAATATTGCTGATTCCCCAGAGGCCGGAGAGCAATCCTTTTACCTGACCCTGAGCTATGGTATCTCATCAATTTATGATCCCGGGGAGAAATCTGTAGATATTGTAAACAGGGCGGACACTGCTCTCTACAGAGCAAAAGAAGAGGGCCGAAACAGGGGTTATATCTACAAAAAACCCACGAATTCCTAA
- a CDS encoding FHA domain-containing protein produces MSDIKYFLQGRAKGNSPLIIPLEKKETIIGRSKNCSLILQAPSVSRKHSRIRVVGEDVFLKDLGSRNGSYINGVRIIDEALLRSSDIIRVGEMEFTFQVELPEEEYEDDSEKTQIDIKKQQESNFVKQFNLSSREEEVFYLLIKGLKIKEISKKLFISQGTAKNHVLSIYGKTDCHSRIELAQKYQDFQ; encoded by the coding sequence ATGTCGGACATAAAATACTTTTTACAGGGACGTGCAAAGGGAAATTCCCCCCTGATCATACCTCTGGAAAAAAAAGAAACAATAATCGGCCGCAGTAAAAACTGCAGTCTCATCCTTCAGGCTCCTTCGGTCTCAAGGAAACACAGCAGAATCAGAGTTGTCGGAGAAGATGTCTTTCTGAAGGATCTGGGCAGCCGGAACGGCAGCTATATCAACGGAGTAAGAATAATAGATGAAGCCCTCCTCCGCAGCAGTGATATCATCCGTGTTGGAGAGATGGAATTTACCTTTCAGGTAGAACTGCCGGAAGAAGAATATGAAGATGACTCTGAAAAGACTCAGATTGATATAAAGAAACAGCAGGAGAGTAATTTTGTAAAGCAGTTCAATCTCTCCTCCAGGGAAGAGGAAGTGTTTTACCTTCTTATTAAAGGACTCAAGATCAAAGAGATCAGTAAAAAACTCTTCATATCCCAGGGTACAGCCAAGAACCATGTACTCAGTATTTACGGTAAAACTGACTGTCACAGCCGGATTGAACTGGCTCAGAAGTACCAGGACTTTCAATAA
- the ispF gene encoding 2-C-methyl-D-erythritol 2,4-cyclodiphosphate synthase, with the protein MRIGQGYDIHRLVENRPLILGGVTIPSEKGEDAHSDGDVLLHALIDALLGAIAQGDIGTHYPPSDPAWKNVDSRRLLRETLAKVENASYSIANIDCTVILEKPKLGPHREQIRLCLQEDLKIPLDCISFKAKTKEKMDAAGRGEAVEALATVLLTPKN; encoded by the coding sequence ATGAGAATCGGACAGGGATACGACATTCACCGCCTTGTTGAGAATCGCCCTCTTATCCTGGGAGGAGTTACTATTCCCTCAGAGAAAGGAGAAGACGCCCACTCCGACGGTGATGTTCTCCTTCATGCCCTGATTGATGCTCTTCTCGGAGCTATTGCCCAGGGTGATATAGGAACTCACTATCCCCCCTCCGATCCTGCATGGAAGAATGTTGATTCCCGCCGTCTCCTCCGGGAGACGCTGGCTAAAGTGGAGAACGCCTCCTATAGCATAGCCAATATCGACTGTACCGTAATTCTTGAAAAACCGAAACTAGGGCCCCATCGGGAACAGATCCGTCTCTGTCTGCAGGAAGATCTGAAGATCCCTCTGGACTGCATCTCCTTCAAGGCAAAGACCAAGGAGAAGATGGATGCTGCAGGCCGGGGTGAAGCCGTTGAGGCACTGGCCACCGTCCTTCTGACCCCGAAAAACTAA
- the gnd gene encoding decarboxylating NADP(+)-dependent phosphogluconate dehydrogenase: MNADIGLVGLAVMGQNLVLNMNDNGYTVAVYNRTEQVTKNFLAGNAAGRETILGMSSLKDLAASLKRPRKVMIMVKAGAVVDMVIQELLPYLEKGDIIIDGGNSHYPDSTRRMNELKEQGILFVGSGVSGGEEGARRGPSLMPGGNPEAWPHIKEILQAISAKVDGDPCCDWVGEEGAGHYVKMVHNGIEYGDMQLIGEAFQLMKDGMGLDYDEMSSIFKEWNNGALDSYLIEITRDILAFKDSDGAPLVEKIKDSAGQKGTGKWTGIAALDTGIPLTLIAEAVFSRCLSSIKDERERASKLYSAPEKAGIKDRKAFLNDLEQALLASKLISYAQGFMLLKQAAGDFGWKLNFGAIALMWRGGCIIRSTFLGDIKKAFDDNPDLENLLQADYFKNIMEAGQASWRRVVIQAVEWGIPLPAMSSALAFFDGYRTARLPASLLQAQRDYFGAHSYERLDKPEGEFFHTDWTGQGGGVAASTYNA; the protein is encoded by the coding sequence ATGAATGCAGATATAGGACTCGTCGGACTGGCGGTAATGGGGCAGAATCTTGTCCTGAATATGAATGACAACGGCTATACAGTAGCTGTTTACAATAGAACTGAACAGGTAACCAAAAACTTTCTTGCCGGCAATGCCGCAGGAAGAGAAACCATACTGGGAATGAGCAGCCTGAAGGATTTAGCTGCCTCCCTGAAGCGTCCCCGGAAAGTTATGATAATGGTAAAAGCGGGTGCCGTTGTGGACATGGTTATCCAGGAACTGCTCCCCTACCTTGAGAAAGGCGACATCATTATCGACGGGGGAAACTCCCACTACCCCGACTCCACCAGAAGAATGAATGAACTGAAAGAACAGGGCATCCTTTTTGTCGGAAGCGGTGTATCCGGTGGAGAAGAGGGTGCCAGAAGAGGCCCCTCCCTTATGCCCGGAGGTAATCCCGAAGCATGGCCGCATATCAAAGAGATACTACAGGCGATCTCTGCCAAGGTAGACGGTGATCCCTGCTGTGACTGGGTTGGAGAAGAGGGTGCAGGTCACTATGTGAAGATGGTTCATAACGGTATCGAATACGGAGATATGCAGCTTATCGGAGAGGCCTTTCAGCTGATGAAAGACGGCATGGGTCTGGATTACGATGAGATGAGCTCGATTTTCAAGGAGTGGAACAATGGCGCACTGGACAGCTATCTTATTGAGATAACCCGAGATATCCTGGCCTTCAAAGACAGCGACGGAGCCCCTCTTGTTGAGAAGATAAAAGACAGCGCAGGTCAGAAAGGAACAGGAAAATGGACAGGAATTGCCGCACTGGATACGGGCATCCCCCTGACTCTTATTGCCGAGGCAGTCTTCAGCCGCTGCCTGTCATCTATCAAGGATGAGCGGGAGCGCGCGTCAAAACTGTATAGCGCCCCCGAAAAAGCAGGCATAAAAGACAGAAAAGCATTCCTGAATGACCTGGAGCAGGCCCTTCTCGCATCGAAGCTCATCTCCTATGCACAGGGTTTCATGCTCCTTAAACAGGCTGCCGGTGATTTCGGATGGAAACTGAATTTCGGCGCCATCGCATTGATGTGGAGAGGCGGTTGTATTATTCGAAGCACCTTTCTGGGAGATATCAAGAAAGCCTTCGATGACAATCCCGATCTGGAAAACCTGCTGCAGGCCGACTACTTTAAGAATATAATGGAAGCCGGACAGGCATCATGGCGACGAGTTGTGATTCAGGCTGTAGAGTGGGGAATCCCTCTGCCGGCCATGTCATCGGCTCTGGCATTCTTTGACGGTTACAGAACAGCAAGGCTCCCGGCATCTCTTCTTCAGGCACAAAGAGACTATTTCGGTGCTCACAGCTATGAGCGCCTGGACAAGCCTGAGGGAGAATTTTTCCACACCGACTGGACCGGTCAGGGCGGGGGTGTCGCAGCCTCCACATATAACGCCTGA